One Spinacia oleracea cultivar Varoflay chromosome 4, BTI_SOV_V1, whole genome shotgun sequence DNA segment encodes these proteins:
- the LOC110787814 gene encoding uncharacterized protein, whose protein sequence is MDQLHEIVDDDPQVIEELLTDSELPLYKESKYTKLSAIVKLYNVKVGHSVTDQCFTAFLKVFKDILPPENVLPSRTYKAKKMLCTTDLNYEKIHACPNDCILYRDEFEALKNCPERNVSRYKKKEGVPARFCDAGDAEKLTWHKFGRKKNDGLLRHPADSPQWKFIDGKFDDFGKEERNLRLGLSTDGMNPYSSLSSTYSTWPVMLVTYNLPPSLCMKRKYIILSMLISGPKQPGNDIDVYLEPLIDDLKLLWEKGVEVFDGSRNEMFNLRAMLFCTMQDYPAYGNLSGYTVKGECACPICEDGWKGSPPKVFTSEEVFEKGKDIKITFGKLKKNKAALSTQGYKKCSGFWHLPYWRFLFVRHSLDVMHIEKNVFDSLISTLLNIPKKTKDGPKARADLKELNIRNELHVVEETGKRKYLPPAAYTLSKKEKVELCSSLAGVKVPEGYSSNISSLVSMENLKLLGLKSHDCHVLMEDFLPVAIRSILPKNVRYAIIRLCFFFKAIHSKVINPKDLDSLEIEIAVILCQLEM, encoded by the exons ATGGATCAACTTCATGAAATAGTTGATGATGATCCTCAAGTGATAGAGGAATTGTTGACTGATTCTGAACTGCCCTtatacaaagagagtaagtacacaaaactatcgGCTATAGTTAAGCTTTATAATGTGAAGGTGGGTCATAGTGTGACAGATCAGTGTTTTACGGCGTTCCTTAAGGTGTTTAAAGACATACTTCCACCCGAAAATGTTTTGCCTAGCCGTACATATAAGGCAAAAAAGATGTTGTGCACAACGGACTTGAATTACGAAAAAATTCATGCTTGTCCTAACGATTGCATACTGTATCGAGATGAATTTGAAGCTTTAAAGAATTGCCCTGAGCGCAATGTCTCGAGGTACAAGAAAAAGGAAGGAGTTCCGGCTAGGTTTTGTG ATGCAGGAGATGCAGAGAAGTTGACATGGCATAAATTTGGTCGGAAAAAAAATGATGGGTTACTAAGACATCCAGCTGATTCTCCGCAATGGAAATTTATTGATGGAAAGTTCGATGATTTTGGTAAAGAAGAAAGAAACCTACGCCTTGGATTGTCTACTGATGGTATGAATCCATATAGTTCCCTTAGTAGCACTTATAGTACTTGGCCGGTCATGTTGGTGACTTACAACTTACCTCCTTCCTTATGTATGAAAAGAAAGTATATTATCCTGTCAATGCTTATATCTGGGCCAAAACAGCCAGGAAATGACATTGATGTGTACTTGGAACCTCTTATTGACGATTTAAAGTTATTGTGGGAAAAAGGGGTTGAAGTATTTGATGGCAGTCGAAATGAAATGTTCAATTTAAGAGCCATGTTATTTTGCACTATGCAAGATTATCCAGCATATGGTAATCTTTCTGGTTATACCGTGAAAGGAGAATGTGCGTGTCCTATATGTGAAGATGGTTGGAAGGGAAG TCCTCCAAAAGTATTTACTAGCGAAGAAGTGTTTGAAAAGGGAAAAGACATTAAAATTACATTTGGCAAGTTGAAGAAAAATAAGGCTGCCCTTTCTACACAGGGATACAAGAAGTGTTCCGGTTTTTGGCATCTCCCTTATTGGAGATTTCTATTTGTTAGGCATTCTTTAGATGTGATGCATATCGAGAAGAATGTATTTGATAGTCTGATTAGCACATTATTGAATATTCCTAAGAAGACAAAAGACGGTCCTAAGGCTCGGGCTGACTTAAAGGAATTGAATATTAGAAATGAGCTACATGTTGTTGAGGAGACTGGAAAACGGAAGTATTTACCCCCTGCTGCCTATACATTGTCCAAAAAGGAGAAAGTCGAGCTTTGTTCTTCCTTAGCTGGAGTTAAAGTGCCCGAGGGTTATTCTTCAAACATTTCTTCTCTTGTTTCAATGGAGAATTTGAAACTCCTGGGGCtgaagtctcatgattgccaTGTTCTGATGGAAGATTTCTTACCTGTTGCTATTCGTTcaattttgcctaaaaatgtacGATATGCCATTATTAGGTTATGTTTTTTCTTTAAGGCAATACACAGTAAAGTCATAAATCCTAAAGATTTGGATTCTTTGGAGATTGAAATTGCTGTTATTTTGTGCCAATTGGAGATgtaa